The genomic interval AATATGGTCTAGTATGTAAAATACGTAGACAGGATCCTTATAAGCAGATGTTAAAAGCAGATCAAAACCATAGAGTACACAAGAATCATTTAAATAGAAACTTTGATCAGCAGTCTCCATATAAGGTGTTACTGACTGATATTACGTATATAAGGTATAATAATAGATTCGCATATTTATCTACCATATTAGATGGTAGTACGAAAGAATTAGTTGCTTATAAGGTATCAAATAATCTTAAAATTGACTTTGTATTGGATACAGTTAAAGAATTAGACAATATAAACTTACCCGAAAATGCCATTATACATTCGGACCAAGGAAGTCATTATACAAGTCCTAAATTCTCAAAAGAAGTGAGGTCAAGAAACTTACTTCAATCAATGTCTCGTAGAGGTAACTGTTGGGATAATGCACCTATAGAATCGTTCTTTGGCCATATGAAAGACTATATAGACTTTTCAGAATGTAAAACATTAAAAGATGTAGAACTAAAAATAGATGATTATATGTACTATTACAATCACCAAAGATATCAGTGGAAACTAAATAAGCTGACTCCTATTGAATTCAGGAATCAGCTTAAAGCAGCATAATATAATATATTCTTTTTTTCAATATGTCCTTGACATAGGGTACAGTTTAAACAGTTCAGTATTTTTTATTACGAAATGATATATTAAAATCAAAATATTCCTTTATAACTTCTTTCTTATTCACAGTCTAAATCTATCTCATATTGTCTAATCATTTGGTTAACTGTTTTATGAACCAACGAACTTCGGCATAATGAGTATATTGTTTCTTTACCAAATTTTGTATAAATAACATAAATAAAGTCCACCATCCCAATGAGTATGGGTTTACAAGTAATTTTATTTTGACTAGTAGTCAAAATTATTTGATGATTATTACTAACTGTTATATCAGTGATATCATCCCATCTAATTTCTTTCGTACTAAATGGTGTTTTCTTTGTAAGTAAAGTATTATTATAAGAAATCTTATACTTATAATAGTTGATAATAATCATTATACTTAAAATAAAACTAACGACTCCAAGAATAAAACAAATCAATAAATTATTATATTGTATATCCTGAAAATAAATCACCAATGAGTAGATTAACAAACCTAACCCTATTAGACACAAACATAATCCACATATTATGTAATTTTTGGCGTGTTTTAATTCATACTCAAATTTTTCGTTTATTTGTGCCTTCTTTTGACTAACTTTTTCACTCATTGATGTATTGATTTTGTTTCCAATTTTACGAGTAATAATCTTAACTAATTTTTTAATAATTTCTTCTATCATTTATATATCCCTATCCCTTTCATTAAAATTAATTCTATTATATTTGAATAATTAATGAAAGTAAATATATATATAAGATTATTAATGTATTTAATAATAATTTTTGTATATGCTTACCTTAATCGTATTTCAACTTTCGCTTTAAATACAGATTTATTTTCTGTTTCATTAACTCCTTCGATATAAATCATTTGGTGGTTAACTTCAGATACATCTTTATACAATGTCACAAAATCACCTGGTAATGCTTCATGGATAAAATTCACTTCAAGTGACTTCATTTGATACATTTGATGATTTTCAAATGTAAAACAATCGGTGATAAAATCGATATATTTTGAATTATTTAAGTGACCATTAAAATCAATGTCACTATAACCTATCATTTTTTTATAGGCAATTTGTAACTCATTATATGGATTTAATTTACCTAATTTACAATCAATCGCTCTTTTTGTGATTATTTCAGGATAATTTGTATTGATTACACTACTCTTTTTAATTCTTCTCGTTTTAATATCAAATATAATCCAAGTTGAAATCGCTCTAATAATAATATTTCCTTCACTATCATAAACAAGAAAATCTCGTTCAAAATCAAGTGTCTTCGGTTCTTGCGGCCAAGTCTCAATCGTTATTTCTTCATTCCAAACTGGATGACGAATCACTTCAACACGCATACGTATCAGTATCCAAGCAACCCCATAATTCTTCTCTAAATCATTAATTCCTATTCCTAAGTTATCCACAGCATCACTAGCTACATCTTGAAAATGACTGAATAATGTACTCAACTTTAATTGTTTATTGAAATCTACGTCACTTATTTCTATATGATATTTTTTACGATATACTGCTTTTCTTTCCATTTTTCCTACTCCTTTTCTAATACAATATTAATTATCGCACATTAGTATAAATCATGCAACAAAGATTACCCTACTATAACTTTAACTTTGATACTAGTAATCATCATTAAATATTTATGTTTCTATGATTCAATAGCCACTGTTTAAATTCTTCTAAGGTAGACACCTGATCTTCTAATACTGATTGATAGATATCCACACTAAATATTTGACTACCATAGTAGCCTTCCTTAATTAGTAACCTTTTTAACATTAATATCAATTGCTTATTTTTAGGTGTTATCTTCTTTTTCAAATGCTCAATATATGTTAAATGATTTTCTATATATTCATTACTTGTAAACCAAATATCTACATTCCATAGCTTATTATTAATAATTTTAGACTCAAACCCGATGAAATATCCTTTAGGACAACCTGATTCATCTAAAAAAGTATCTTTGGTCTCAAACCAAATAGGTTTATAGGCTTTAAATATTCGACAAGA from Mycoplasmatota bacterium carries:
- a CDS encoding IS3 family transposase, producing MAEVSRSGYYNYHSEKSKKNRMKKEQNDKKRFKLIKEVFEVGKKKYGAKQIKMHLKENMNLKSIRRIMSKYGLVCKIRRQDPYKQMLKADQNHRVHKNHLNRNFDQQSPYKVLLTDITYIRYNNRFAYLSTILDGSTKELVAYKVSNNLKIDFVLDTVKELDNINLPENAIIHSDQGSHYTSPKFSKEVRSRNLLQSMSRRGNCWDNAPIESFFGHMKDYIDFSECKTLKDVELKIDDYMYYYNHQRYQWKLNKLTPIEFRNQLKAA
- a CDS encoding acyl-ACP thioesterase, which codes for MERKAVYRKKYHIEISDVDFNKQLKLSTLFSHFQDVASDAVDNLGIGINDLEKNYGVAWILIRMRVEVIRHPVWNEEITIETWPQEPKTLDFERDFLVYDSEGNIIIRAISTWIIFDIKTRRIKKSSVINTNYPEIITKRAIDCKLGKLNPYNELQIAYKKMIGYSDIDFNGHLNNSKYIDFITDCFTFENHQMYQMKSLEVNFIHEALPGDFVTLYKDVSEVNHQMIYIEGVNETENKSVFKAKVEIRLR